From a single Nostoc sp. MS1 genomic region:
- a CDS encoding fasciclin domain-containing protein has translation MADIVDTAVSAGSFNTLVAAVEAAGLVDTLKSPGPFTVFAPTDEAFAKLPEGTVEALLKDIPKLKKILTYHVVSGKVLASDVVKLKSANTVEGSGVKIDASNGVKINDANVVTPDVAADNGVIHVIDTVLIPA, from the coding sequence ATGGCAGACATTGTTGATACTGCTGTGAGTGCTGGCTCATTCAATACTCTAGTTGCTGCTGTTGAAGCTGCTGGACTAGTAGATACTCTAAAAAGCCCCGGCCCTTTTACCGTTTTTGCACCAACTGATGAAGCATTTGCAAAGCTTCCAGAAGGTACAGTAGAAGCGTTGCTCAAGGATATTCCCAAGCTTAAGAAAATCCTGACCTATCATGTAGTTTCAGGTAAAGTATTGGCATCTGACGTAGTAAAGCTGAAGTCAGCTAACACTGTTGAAGGTTCTGGTGTAAAAATTGATGCTTCAAATGGTGTTAAAATCAATGATGCCAATGTTGTAACCCCAGATGTTGCAGCTGATAACGGAGTTATTCACGTTATTGATACAGTATTGATTCCTGCATAA
- a CDS encoding DarT ssDNA thymidine ADP-ribosyltransferase family protein: MTKSDIKSLYYITHIENLPSILQRGILSHKKVEELTVSYTPIYDSSIVSKRKDKATPARSSLWEYANLYFQPRNPMMYRVVHEKDRRDIAVIGVKPDVLTAAGGLITDGNAANDPTQFFPIKEGVELLKKQWKIIQNEWWNELDGSKRKIMAECLVPEMISPELIHSIFVADYKAKEQVEKLIGSARVPVIPEPNMFFQPISAAKIGNNISLIDGDMFFSKMQTLTISVNLQGVMGKGLASRAKYQFPDVYVVYQDACRNKQLTATKPYLYKREASLDQELADLSLPLVSSNAVKWFLLFATKRQWRENSRLDDIEGGLDWVRKNYHELGIQSLAMPALGCGLGNLNWSEVGPVMCRYLHNIGIPIAIYLPRENQLEPQYLTADYLLN; the protein is encoded by the coding sequence ATGACAAAATCAGATATTAAAAGTCTCTACTACATCACACACATTGAAAATTTACCTTCAATACTACAAAGAGGAATTTTATCCCACAAAAAAGTTGAAGAATTAACAGTTTCATACACACCAATTTACGACAGTAGCATTGTCAGTAAACGGAAAGATAAAGCTACACCTGCAAGGAGTAGTTTATGGGAGTATGCTAATTTATACTTCCAGCCGCGTAACCCCATGATGTATCGGGTAGTTCATGAAAAAGACAGAAGGGATATTGCAGTTATTGGAGTTAAACCGGATGTGTTAACAGCAGCAGGCGGACTAATTACAGATGGAAATGCTGCCAATGATCCAACGCAATTCTTTCCTATTAAAGAAGGTGTAGAACTACTCAAGAAACAATGGAAAATTATTCAAAATGAATGGTGGAATGAGCTTGATGGTTCAAAACGCAAAATCATGGCTGAATGCTTAGTGCCAGAAATGATTAGCCCAGAGCTAATTCATTCTATTTTTGTAGCAGATTATAAAGCTAAAGAGCAGGTAGAAAAACTTATAGGTTCAGCTAGAGTACCAGTGATTCCTGAACCCAATATGTTCTTTCAACCCATATCTGCTGCCAAGATTGGCAATAATATTTCCTTAATCGATGGGGATATGTTCTTTTCCAAGATGCAAACTTTAACAATTAGTGTCAATCTTCAAGGCGTAATGGGTAAAGGATTAGCATCACGGGCAAAATATCAGTTTCCTGATGTATATGTAGTTTATCAAGATGCTTGCCGAAATAAACAACTTACTGCGACAAAACCCTATCTTTATAAACGCGAGGCTTCCTTAGACCAAGAACTAGCTGATTTAAGTCTCCCTCTTGTAAGTTCCAATGCTGTAAAGTGGTTTTTGTTATTTGCTACGAAAAGACAATGGCGAGAAAATTCCCGTTTAGATGACATTGAAGGCGGTTTAGACTGGGTAAGGAAAAATTATCATGAACTTGGTATTCAATCTTTAGCAATGCCAGCTTTGGGTTGCGGTTTAGGTAACTTAAATTGGTCTGAAGTTGGACCAGTTATGTGTCGTTACTTACATAATATAGGGATTCCAATTGCTATCTATCTTCCTAGAGAGAATCAACTTGAGCCTCAATATTTAACTGCTGATTATCTACTAAATTAA
- the gndA gene encoding NADP-dependent phosphogluconate dehydrogenase: MTLQSFGVIGLAVMGENIALNVERNGFPIAVYNRSREKTDAFMAQRAGGRNVKAAFTLEEFVAALERPRKILVMVQAGKPVDAVIQQLKPLLDEGDIIIDGGNSWFEDTQRRTQELEPAGLRFLGMGVSGGEEGALNGPSLMPGGTQSSYEYLSPIFNKIAAQVDDGPCVTYVGPGGSGHYVKMVHNGIEYGDMQLIAEAYDLLRNAGGLSAKELHEVFAEWNTTDELNSFLIEITANIFPYVDPDTKQPLVDLIVDAAGQKGTGRWTVQTALELGVSIPTITAAVNARIISSIRDERIAASKQLTGPSGKYDGSTKEFINKVRDALYCSKICSYAQGMALLSTASTTFNWNLNLSELARIWKGGCIIRAGFLNKIKKAFNENPALPNLLLAPEFKQTILDRQTAWREVIITAAKLGIPVPAFSASLDYFDSYRRDRLPQNLTQAQRDYFGAHTYLRTDKAGTFHTEWVPITEAKK; encoded by the coding sequence ATGACACTACAAAGCTTTGGTGTGATTGGTTTAGCCGTTATGGGCGAGAATATCGCTCTGAACGTAGAGCGTAATGGCTTCCCAATTGCAGTTTATAATCGTTCCAGAGAAAAAACCGATGCCTTCATGGCACAGCGTGCTGGCGGACGCAACGTTAAAGCTGCTTTCACCCTGGAAGAGTTTGTTGCTGCACTAGAACGTCCCCGCAAAATTCTAGTGATGGTGCAAGCTGGTAAACCAGTGGATGCAGTTATCCAACAGCTAAAACCCCTGCTAGATGAAGGCGATATCATCATCGACGGTGGCAACTCTTGGTTTGAAGATACCCAAAGACGGACTCAAGAACTAGAACCAGCAGGCTTACGCTTCCTGGGCATGGGTGTCAGTGGTGGTGAAGAAGGCGCTCTCAACGGCCCTTCACTGATGCCTGGCGGTACACAAAGTTCTTACGAGTATCTGTCACCCATTTTCAACAAGATTGCTGCTCAAGTCGATGACGGCCCTTGTGTTACCTACGTTGGCCCTGGTGGTTCTGGTCACTACGTGAAGATGGTACACAACGGCATTGAGTATGGCGATATGCAGTTGATTGCTGAAGCCTACGACTTGCTCAGAAATGCTGGTGGACTGAGTGCAAAAGAACTACATGAAGTATTTGCTGAATGGAATACTACCGACGAACTCAATTCTTTCTTGATTGAGATTACAGCGAATATCTTCCCCTACGTAGACCCAGACACTAAGCAACCCTTGGTAGACTTGATTGTTGACGCAGCAGGTCAAAAGGGTACTGGACGCTGGACTGTACAAACTGCTTTGGAATTGGGCGTTTCTATCCCCACCATTACCGCAGCCGTAAATGCTCGGATTATCTCTTCAATTCGAGATGAGCGGATAGCAGCATCTAAGCAGCTAACAGGCCCCAGTGGCAAGTATGATGGCTCTACCAAAGAGTTTATCAACAAAGTCCGGGATGCACTTTACTGCTCTAAGATTTGTTCTTACGCTCAAGGTATGGCGCTGCTATCCACAGCTTCTACCACATTTAATTGGAATTTGAATCTGAGTGAGTTGGCGCGGATTTGGAAAGGTGGCTGTATTATTCGCGCTGGCTTCTTGAATAAGATTAAGAAGGCATTTAACGAAAATCCCGCATTACCCAACCTGCTACTTGCTCCTGAATTTAAACAAACAATTCTCGACAGACAAACAGCTTGGCGGGAAGTCATTATTACAGCTGCTAAACTCGGTATCCCTGTACCTGCGTTTAGCGCCTCCTTAGATTATTTTGACAGCTATCGCCGCGATCGCCTACCCCAAAACCTCACTCAGGCACAACGCGACTACTTCGGCGCTCACACCTACCTGCGTACCGATAAAGCTGGCACATTCCACACCGAATGGGTTCCCATCACTGAAGCTAAAAAGTAA
- a CDS encoding serine/threonine-protein kinase, whose amino-acid sequence MSYCLNPRCPKPENSDDVKFCLSCGSKLHLKERYRAVKPIGQGGFGRTFLAVDEDKPSKPRCVIKQFYPQAQGTNTVQKAVELFNQEAVQLDELGKHLQIPELLAYFTQDDRQYLVQEFIDGLNLAQELAHQGAFSETQIRQLLHDLLPVLQFCHARQVIHRDIKPENIILRSSDRKLVLVDFGASKSATGTALSHTGTSIGTPEYVAPEQMRGRALFASDIYSLGATCINLLTGRSPFDSYDTNNDTWIWQQYVTTPVSNNLQQVLNKMLESIPARRYQTVDEVLKDLNQHSPVPNPPAKVNHPAPPPAPMAKTQSQIDLELEELKTQFLVGGKPKPQNIQPQPTTNTPTKKSEIDKELEELKAKYLGNNNV is encoded by the coding sequence ATGAGTTACTGTCTTAACCCCCGTTGTCCAAAACCCGAAAACTCTGATGATGTTAAGTTTTGCCTGAGTTGCGGTTCTAAGCTACACCTCAAAGAACGTTACCGCGCCGTTAAACCTATTGGACAAGGTGGTTTTGGGAGAACTTTTTTGGCTGTAGATGAGGATAAACCGTCTAAACCTCGCTGTGTCATTAAGCAATTTTACCCCCAAGCCCAAGGTACTAATACAGTCCAAAAGGCGGTGGAGTTATTTAACCAAGAAGCTGTGCAGCTTGATGAATTGGGTAAACATCTACAGATACCCGAACTCTTAGCCTATTTTACCCAAGACGATCGCCAGTATTTAGTCCAAGAATTTATCGATGGGTTAAATTTAGCCCAGGAACTAGCACATCAAGGTGCTTTCAGTGAAACACAGATTCGGCAGTTACTTCATGATTTACTGCCTGTTCTGCAATTTTGTCATGCCAGACAAGTAATTCACCGAGATATTAAGCCAGAAAATATTATTTTACGTAGTAGCGATCGCAAATTAGTTTTAGTAGATTTTGGTGCTTCCAAATCTGCCACTGGTACAGCCTTAAGTCACACTGGTACAAGTATCGGTACACCAGAATATGTGGCTCCAGAACAGATGAGAGGTAGAGCTTTATTTGCCAGTGATATTTATAGTTTAGGGGCAACTTGTATTAATTTATTAACTGGGCGATCGCCTTTCGATTCCTACGACACTAATAACGATACTTGGATTTGGCAGCAATATGTAACCACGCCAGTTAGCAATAATTTACAGCAGGTACTCAACAAAATGTTAGAAAGTATTCCTGCTAGACGCTATCAAACGGTAGATGAAGTTCTCAAAGACTTAAATCAACATTCTCCTGTACCAAATCCACCAGCTAAGGTAAATCATCCAGCACCACCACCAGCACCTATGGCTAAAACCCAGAGTCAGATAGATTTGGAACTAGAAGAATTAAAAACTCAATTTTTAGTTGGAGGAAAACCAAAACCACAAAACATACAACCACAGCCTACAACTAATACCCCAACCAAGAAAAGTGAAATTGATAAAGAGTTAGAGGAATTAAAAGCTAAATATCTTGGTAATAATAACGTATAA